The proteins below are encoded in one region of Desulfonatronum thioautotrophicum:
- a CDS encoding M12 family metallo-peptidase — MRVQRDLQQVITCFFALSLFLFSLAITSQALAFEAHNRVISLFQDRPIAAEIFMPDGEPLSRLTNEALHAAKRYRAVAINPQAIQPLELIEGDVLYLGVFEDVEFFAYVKNISVDVNGVYAIKAGIESSHYGYVILSIHENKVLGVVNIPERNQEFQISYLRDVNGHIVQEIDFEKKDVLPYSPPLIPSIDEMHGLYRQKNQHVRQGTHHVNIDLMIIYTPAAKNWAASNGSGINNVINLAMQKSQLAFNNSGINANLRLVHSTEVNYTESGNSGTDLDRLTNQNDGHLDEVHALRDTYGADLVAFFTHVNDTGGLAWLLPTRQGLPTHGFSITRIQQASSTYTMIHEIGHNMGAHHHKQQFIQPGPTIWWDWPENRWSAGWLWFGNDNQRYCSLMSYNSGYPGGITCTNVAYFSNPNILHQGVPTGHPVDGDNARTLEFTKDIVAAYRASAIPKSVMVTPLQGTVFTSTTASFLWTDESAQSYRLEVGTTQGDSDIFNYSGTGNSATVSNLPHNGQTIYVRLWTVFGGHLGEDYNDYTYTAVSGTGTEKAEMILPTPGTVLTTANVTFEWTNVGASEYFLQIGNRLGASNVFNQSVGANFSHTVSGLPTDGRNLHVRLWTMINGRWTNNYNDYTYTAHNSGGGGGTEKAAISSPQPGSTLAGATVTFAWNDVGAPEYFLQIGTSVGGSNLFNQSGTNLSQTVSGLPTDGRTIYVRLWTRINGVWTNNHNDYTFTAHNSGGGGGGTEKAEITSPQPGSTLTGATVRFAWSDVGAPEYFLQIG; from the coding sequence GTGAGAGTTCAACGCGACTTGCAACAAGTTATTACTTGTTTTTTTGCCCTTTCTCTTTTTCTCTTTTCCCTCGCCATCACAAGCCAGGCATTGGCTTTCGAGGCGCACAACCGCGTTATCTCCCTTTTTCAGGACAGGCCGATCGCTGCTGAAATATTCATGCCGGATGGAGAACCACTGTCTCGCCTTACAAACGAAGCACTGCATGCAGCAAAACGGTATCGTGCTGTTGCTATCAATCCGCAGGCTATACAGCCTTTGGAACTCATTGAAGGTGATGTTTTATATCTTGGAGTTTTTGAAGATGTAGAATTTTTTGCATACGTTAAAAATATTTCAGTTGATGTCAATGGTGTATATGCTATCAAGGCAGGAATTGAAAGTTCACATTATGGATATGTTATTCTTTCTATTCATGAAAATAAAGTTCTTGGGGTTGTTAATATTCCTGAAAGGAATCAAGAATTTCAGATATCATACCTTCGGGATGTTAATGGCCATATAGTCCAAGAGATTGATTTTGAGAAAAAGGATGTTTTGCCATACAGCCCGCCATTGATCCCTTCGATAGATGAAATGCATGGTTTATATCGTCAAAAGAATCAACATGTAAGACAAGGAACTCACCATGTAAACATAGACTTGATGATAATCTATACTCCGGCAGCAAAAAACTGGGCTGCTAGTAATGGAAGCGGCATCAACAACGTTATTAATTTAGCGATGCAAAAATCTCAGCTAGCTTTTAATAATTCAGGAATTAATGCAAATTTACGTCTTGTACACTCAACAGAAGTTAACTACACGGAAAGTGGAAACTCTGGAACAGATCTAGATCGACTCACAAATCAAAACGACGGCCATTTAGATGAGGTTCATGCCTTGAGAGATACATATGGCGCGGATTTGGTAGCATTTTTTACCCATGTTAATGACACTGGTGGCTTGGCTTGGCTTTTGCCAACGCGACAAGGTCTGCCTACTCATGGTTTTTCCATCACGCGCATTCAACAGGCTTCATCGACATACACCATGATCCACGAAATTGGCCACAATATGGGTGCACACCACCACAAGCAACAATTTATACAGCCCGGTCCCACAATTTGGTGGGATTGGCCTGAGAATCGTTGGTCAGCAGGGTGGCTCTGGTTTGGGAACGACAACCAAAGGTACTGTTCGTTGATGAGCTATAATAGTGGCTATCCCGGAGGTATAACCTGTACAAATGTAGCCTATTTTTCGAACCCTAACATTTTACATCAGGGAGTACCTACTGGACATCCAGTTGATGGGGATAATGCAAGAACTTTAGAATTTACAAAAGACATTGTAGCTGCGTATCGTGCATCCGCTATTCCGAAATCTGTCATGGTTACTCCACTGCAAGGCACTGTTTTCACTTCCACCACAGCCAGCTTTTTATGGACTGACGAAAGTGCTCAGAGTTACCGTCTAGAAGTTGGAACAACCCAGGGAGATTCTGATATTTTTAACTATTCTGGAACAGGCAATAGTGCTACCGTGTCAAATCTCCCTCACAACGGCCAGACAATTTATGTCCGCCTCTGGACGGTTTTCGGCGGTCATCTTGGAGAAGATTACAACGACTATACATACACAGCGGTCAGCGGGACCGGAACCGAGAAGGCTGAAATGATTCTGCCAACTCCAGGTACTGTGCTGACCACCGCCAACGTCACCTTTGAGTGGACCAATGTTGGCGCTTCGGAGTATTTTCTGCAGATCGGCAACCGGTTAGGTGCTTCAAACGTATTTAATCAGTCTGTAGGAGCTAATTTTTCCCATACAGTCAGTGGGCTGCCCACTGATGGCAGAAACCTTCATGTTCGACTTTGGACAATGATAAATGGCCGTTGGACCAACAATTATAACGACTACACCTATACCGCGCACAACTCCGGCGGGGGCGGGGGCACGGAAAAAGCGGCAATTAGCAGTCCGCAACCAGGATCAACTCTAGCCGGAGCTACGGTCACGTTTGCCTGGAACGATGTGGGAGCGCCGGAGTATTTTTTACAAATCGGGACGTCAGTTGGCGGCTCCAACCTCTTCAACCAAAGTGGGACGAACCTCTCCCAGACAGTCAGCGGGCTGCCAACTGACGGCAGAACCATCTACGTTCGCCTATGGACCAGGATCAATGGGGTTTGGACCAATAATCACAACGACTACACCTTTACCGCACACAACTCTGGTGGCGGCGGCGGGGGAACGGAGAAAGCCGAGATCACCAGCCCGCAACCAGGATCAACCCTCACCGGTGCCACAGTCAGATTTGCATGGAGTGATGTTGGTGCGCCAGAGTATTTTCTGCAAATCGG
- a CDS encoding ExeA family protein has protein sequence MKQFNQGRNCVILVDEAHHLADDVLESLRMLANLETDGVKLVQVVLIAQPELRERLQTRRLRQFASRINIAADLPALSRAETAGYVEFKLAQAGSQIRPSVKAMDLLWKTTAGNTRFVNLLMERCLYAMVARGRDVIDDRVMKAAVADLDKCQGGIGHGAAPGRALHRAGRLGLAALLVLLFAAVLSLGMQLGQGRLSGPDGLQGRMLSAPQAQARTGEGFILSVDLTRHPQTARLKADDLQRIGFDATVLRLDTDQGTFYSVQIGQAQTLEQAQTIRNNYRRHFSDTVYLEHVAQENPARQIPHPPHS, from the coding sequence CTGAAACAGTTCAACCAGGGCCGCAATTGCGTGATCCTGGTGGACGAAGCCCATCATCTGGCCGACGATGTGCTGGAATCCCTGCGCATGCTGGCCAATCTGGAGACCGACGGGGTCAAGCTGGTCCAGGTGGTGCTCATTGCCCAGCCGGAGCTGCGCGAACGCCTGCAAACCAGACGGCTGCGCCAGTTTGCCAGCCGGATCAACATTGCCGCGGACCTGCCGGCCTTGAGCAGGGCGGAAACCGCCGGGTACGTGGAATTCAAGCTGGCCCAGGCCGGTTCGCAGATTCGCCCGTCCGTCAAGGCCATGGATCTGCTCTGGAAGACCACGGCCGGGAATACTAGGTTCGTGAACCTGCTCATGGAGCGCTGCCTGTACGCCATGGTGGCCAGGGGGCGGGATGTCATCGACGACCGGGTGATGAAGGCGGCCGTGGCTGATCTGGACAAATGCCAGGGCGGGATCGGCCACGGGGCCGCCCCTGGGCGGGCCCTGCACCGGGCCGGCCGGCTCGGCCTGGCCGCGCTTCTGGTTCTGCTCTTTGCGGCGGTTCTGTCCCTGGGCATGCAGCTTGGCCAGGGCCGGCTCTCCGGGCCGGACGGCCTCCAGGGTCGCATGCTGTCCGCCCCGCAAGCCCAGGCCCGTACCGGCGAAGGCTTCATCCTCTCCGTGGACCTCACGCGCCACCCGCAAACAGCCCGCCTCAAGGCCGACGATCTGCAACGGATCGGGTTTGACGCCACGGTCCTGCGTCTCGACACGGACCAGGGCACGTTCTACAGCGTCCAGATCGGCCAAGCCCAAACCCTCGAACAGGCCCAAACCATCCGGAACAACTACCGCCGTCATTTCTCCGACACCGTGTACCTGGAACATGTTGCCCAGGAAAATCCTGCCCGGCAGATCCCCCACCCCCCCCATTCGTGA
- a CDS encoding nucleotidyl transferase AbiEii/AbiGii toxin family protein, producing MNISPEKLAAEVQATGFRPDVLEKVAHLLGLLDSLRSHPFLKEKLVLKGGTALNLFVFDVPRLSVDIDLNYVGAEDRDGMLAERPKVEQAVHAVFAREGFIVRRMPEEHAGGKWSLRYENTLGRSGNLEVDINFMYRIPLWPVTSRDSHPMGAWRATGIPVLDHHELAAGKLAALLARKQARDLFDSHRILRMDNLDFHRLRIGFVIYGAMNRKDWRTVSPGDVDFDAMDLSRQLIPMLRVNAAEVQTESAEYGARLAKECREGLSAVLPFTDSERMFLGLLLDQGLIDSTLLTADESLQRRIQCQPLLQWKALNVRHHKLR from the coding sequence ATGAATATCTCCCCCGAGAAGCTGGCTGCCGAGGTTCAAGCAACGGGTTTCAGGCCGGATGTGCTCGAAAAGGTCGCCCACCTGCTTGGCTTGCTGGACTCATTGCGTAGCCACCCATTTCTCAAAGAGAAACTGGTACTTAAAGGCGGTACGGCCTTGAACCTTTTCGTCTTTGATGTGCCCCGGCTCTCCGTTGACATCGATCTGAACTACGTTGGGGCCGAAGACCGTGACGGTATGCTCGCCGAGCGACCCAAGGTCGAGCAGGCTGTTCACGCAGTCTTCGCTCGGGAGGGCTTCATCGTCAGGCGGATGCCTGAAGAACACGCCGGAGGCAAGTGGTCATTGCGGTATGAAAATACTCTGGGCCGGAGCGGCAACCTCGAAGTGGACATCAACTTCATGTATCGTATCCCGCTGTGGCCGGTGACGTCCCGCGACTCTCATCCCATGGGGGCTTGGCGGGCCACGGGGATTCCCGTGCTGGATCACCATGAACTGGCGGCCGGGAAGCTCGCGGCGTTATTGGCGCGTAAACAGGCGCGGGATCTGTTTGACAGCCATCGGATTCTTCGAATGGACAACCTTGATTTCCACCGCCTTCGCATCGGGTTCGTGATCTACGGAGCGATGAACAGGAAGGATTGGAGGACGGTCTCCCCTGGCGATGTGGACTTCGATGCCATGGATTTATCCAGGCAGTTGATCCCCATGCTGCGTGTCAATGCGGCCGAGGTCCAGACGGAATCAGCCGAATACGGGGCGCGTCTTGCAAAGGAATGCCGGGAAGGTCTCTCCGCGGTGCTGCCCTTCACGGACTCCGAGCGTATGTTCTTGGGTCTGCTGCTGGACCAAGGGCTGATCGACTCCACGCTCTTGACCGCCGACGAATCTCTTCAGAGACGCATACAGTGCCAGCCGCTTCTCCAATGGAAGGCTCTCAACGTTCGACATCACAAACTGAGATGA
- a CDS encoding type IV toxin-antitoxin system AbiEi family antitoxin domain-containing protein produces MKHDDFFRKHPVFTGDDLAKHLASHGHVGGRAQEALLAYHQKAGRVVRIRRGLYAVIPSGADTDSYPVDPFLIAAKLTPDSVVSHHTALEFHGKAYSVYSHITYSASRPLGHLTFRFHVFRGTRFPRALLCNGKEHVGVSIAERAGMELRVTSLERTLVDVLDRPDLSGSWEEIWRSLESIEFFDLDKVVEYALLLGNATTGAKVGFFLEQHCDPLMVEDRHLRPLRDLRPRQPHYLDRSKRTSGRLVSGWNLVVPREVLERTWGEVS; encoded by the coding sequence ATGAAACATGATGATTTCTTCCGCAAGCACCCGGTTTTCACCGGGGACGATCTGGCGAAACATCTGGCATCCCATGGTCACGTCGGCGGACGGGCGCAGGAGGCGCTTTTGGCGTACCACCAGAAGGCCGGACGGGTCGTTCGGATACGGCGCGGGTTATATGCCGTCATCCCGTCTGGGGCTGACACCGATTCGTATCCAGTTGATCCATTTCTCATCGCCGCAAAGCTGACGCCGGATTCCGTGGTGTCGCACCATACGGCGCTGGAGTTTCACGGAAAGGCGTATTCGGTTTATTCACATATCACGTACTCGGCATCCCGCCCGCTTGGACATCTGACGTTCCGCTTCCATGTTTTCCGGGGGACGAGGTTTCCACGCGCTCTGCTGTGCAACGGAAAAGAGCATGTCGGCGTCTCGATCGCGGAGCGTGCCGGAATGGAGCTGCGGGTCACGAGTCTGGAGCGGACATTGGTGGATGTCCTGGATCGTCCCGACCTTTCGGGAAGCTGGGAGGAAATCTGGCGGTCGCTGGAGTCCATCGAATTCTTCGATCTCGACAAGGTCGTGGAGTACGCGCTCCTGCTCGGAAATGCGACCACCGGAGCCAAGGTGGGGTTCTTCCTGGAACAGCATTGCGACCCGTTGATGGTGGAAGACCGTCACCTTAGGCCGCTTCGTGATTTGCGCCCCCGGCAACCGCACTACCTGGACCGCTCCAAGCGGACATCCGGTCGCCTCGTGTCGGGATGGAACCTGGTGGTTCCCAGGGAAGTTCTGGAACGGACATGGGGAGAGGTGTCATGA
- a CDS encoding helix-turn-helix domain-containing protein, producing the protein MDELKYEPITHDHQVFLEEAMRRKGFRQAYGDLGEEYALIRELLAARTRAGLTQEAVARFMGTTKSAVSRLESAGRHSPSMATLRKYAEAVGCHLEIRLVPDARPSGLPADRAGERCAG; encoded by the coding sequence ATGGATGAACTGAAATACGAGCCGATCACGCACGATCATCAAGTTTTTCTTGAAGAAGCCATGAGGCGCAAGGGGTTTCGGCAGGCATACGGGGATCTGGGCGAAGAATACGCCTTGATTCGAGAGCTGCTGGCCGCGCGGACAAGGGCAGGACTTACCCAGGAGGCTGTCGCCAGATTTATGGGGACAACAAAAAGCGCGGTGTCGCGGTTGGAGTCCGCGGGCAGACATTCCCCTTCCATGGCAACCTTGAGAAAATACGCCGAAGCCGTTGGATGCCATCTGGAGATCAGGCTGGTGCCGGATGCCCGCCCATCCGGACTCCCGGCCGATCGCGCCGGGGAACGGTGCGCCGGTTAG
- a CDS encoding type II toxin-antitoxin system RelE/ParE family toxin, with the protein MIEDWPVGILADYARLVELLMEFGPDLRMPYSRAMGDGLLEIRPRGPEGRGRAFYCFALGQRVVILHAFIKKTGKTPQHDLKIARKRMKEVLYG; encoded by the coding sequence GTGATAGAAGATTGGCCGGTCGGCATTTTGGCCGACTATGCGCGACTTGTTGAACTCCTGATGGAATTTGGGCCGGACCTGCGCATGCCCTACTCCCGAGCCATGGGCGACGGGCTTCTTGAGATACGGCCTCGTGGACCTGAAGGCAGAGGACGGGCGTTCTATTGTTTCGCTCTCGGTCAGCGGGTCGTGATACTTCACGCATTCATTAAAAAGACCGGGAAGACGCCGCAACATGACCTGAAAATCGCCCGTAAAAGAATGAAAGAGGTGCTTTATGGATGA
- a CDS encoding ATP-binding protein: MYRHQITFLDNWLKDSSRKPLVIRGARQVGKSTLVQMFAKEHGKELLDVNLERYPELADIFHAKDPDQILQQIEFLPGMKQVSPNSLLFLDEIQSVPEAIPALRYFYEDKPWLPVLSAGSLLEFVLSSHSFSMPVGRIQYLHMGPMTFSEFLMGIGEERLGAFIRNYEPGRPIAEIIHKRLLSLLRSYYFIGGMPEAVSVFSESKSYRQVSRVHNSIIETYLDDFPKYIGSRNLNRMRRVFQFIARNVGKKIKYSNISPEDQSGTLKKDIEILTMARVTGKVIHSHCLGLPLHADIDEKVYKPLFLDIGLMNAVCGLDWRAVSQMDDVQLINEGAVAEQFVGQHLQDMFSDTLNRELTYWLRQGRSSNAELDFVIQTGGHIIPVEVKAGAAGSLKSLHQFMGGKEAPLAVRLDASLPSVTRIDTVISTAKTRERVQYPLVSLPLYLTERLRTITAYYCEKL, from the coding sequence ATGTATCGCCATCAAATCACGTTTCTTGATAACTGGCTCAAGGACAGCAGCCGAAAGCCCCTGGTCATCCGTGGCGCTCGTCAGGTCGGCAAATCCACGCTTGTTCAGATGTTTGCAAAAGAACATGGAAAGGAATTGCTTGATGTTAACCTGGAGCGCTATCCGGAATTGGCCGACATATTTCATGCCAAAGACCCTGATCAGATTCTTCAGCAAATTGAATTTTTGCCGGGAATGAAACAGGTCAGTCCAAACTCTCTGCTTTTTCTTGATGAAATTCAGTCTGTTCCCGAGGCGATTCCGGCATTACGGTATTTTTACGAAGACAAGCCATGGTTGCCGGTTTTAAGTGCCGGATCTTTGCTGGAATTTGTCTTGTCCAGTCATTCTTTCTCCATGCCGGTGGGTCGAATACAGTATCTGCATATGGGGCCCATGACATTTTCTGAATTTCTGATGGGTATCGGGGAAGAAAGGCTCGGGGCCTTTATACGTAATTATGAGCCGGGCCGGCCCATAGCGGAGATTATCCATAAAAGACTCTTGAGTTTACTGCGTTCGTATTACTTTATAGGCGGAATGCCTGAAGCCGTATCTGTTTTTTCCGAGTCCAAAAGCTATAGACAGGTCAGCAGGGTTCACAACTCCATCATCGAAACCTATCTTGACGATTTTCCGAAATATATTGGTTCAAGAAATCTGAACCGCATGCGCAGAGTGTTTCAGTTTATTGCCAGAAATGTCGGGAAAAAAATAAAGTACAGCAATATCTCTCCTGAGGACCAGAGCGGAACTTTAAAAAAAGACATTGAAATCTTAACCATGGCCCGGGTCACAGGAAAAGTAATTCACAGTCATTGTTTAGGCCTGCCTCTGCATGCTGATATTGATGAGAAGGTATATAAACCCCTTTTCCTGGATATCGGCTTGATGAATGCCGTTTGCGGACTTGACTGGAGAGCGGTTTCTCAAATGGATGATGTGCAGCTGATCAATGAGGGGGCCGTTGCCGAACAATTCGTGGGACAGCACTTACAGGATATGTTTTCGGACACCCTGAACAGGGAATTGACCTATTGGCTCCGTCAGGGCCGGTCTTCCAACGCTGAACTCGATTTTGTAATCCAGACCGGCGGGCATATTATTCCCGTGGAAGTCAAGGCAGGCGCCGCGGGGTCACTCAAATCGCTGCATCAGTTCATGGGCGGCAAAGAAGCGCCCCTGGCTGTTCGATTGGATGCATCTCTTCCTTCCGTAACCCGGATAGATACCGTAATCAGCACAGCCAAAACCCGCGAACGGGTTCAATACCCGCTGGTTTCTCTTCCGTTATACCTCACTGAACGTCTCAGAACGATCACGGCGTATTACTGTGAGAAACTGTGA
- a CDS encoding nucleotidyltransferase domain-containing protein, translating to MRLTEQQQTAIKHTAKEFFGDGARVYLFGSRTDDTRRGGDIDLCIFPKDRQNLLQKKVKFLASLDRIIGEQKIDVILYRDGKTGIEQTAMETGVPL from the coding sequence ATGCGACTGACAGAACAACAACAGACCGCGATCAAACATACGGCCAAAGAATTTTTCGGTGATGGCGCACGTGTGTATCTTTTTGGCAGCCGTACGGATGATACACGGCGCGGCGGGGATATTGATCTGTGCATCTTCCCGAAGGATAGACAGAATTTGCTCCAAAAAAAAGTCAAGTTTTTGGCAAGTCTGGATAGAATAATTGGTGAACAGAAAATAGATGTCATCTTGTATCGTGACGGGAAAACAGGCATTGAGCAAACAGCAATGGAAACAGGAGTTCCTTTGTGA
- a CDS encoding nucleotidyl transferase AbiEii/AbiGii toxin family protein, with protein MITIDQIKNYFPASMAENAVFHKHILKEYVQLLTLDYLSSTEHIRKMTLIGGTNLRLVKGIDRFSEDLDFDCKTLTEEEFIRMSDDVLTFLQRSGFNVEARAQEKSGLMAFRRSLYFPELLFNLGISGHREARFLLKIESQDQQIPYEPDMEYIKGCGFYFMFPVPSEAVLCAMKIAAMLARGKGRDYYDVMFLLSRTKPDYQFLAKRVGVHNLAEFKAAVDVSLQTVDLRQKQKDFEHLLFHRDNSRRILHFAEFIRSL; from the coding sequence ATGATCACCATCGACCAGATCAAAAATTACTTTCCGGCCTCAATGGCTGAAAATGCCGTCTTTCATAAACACATTCTCAAAGAATATGTCCAGTTATTAACCCTGGATTATCTTTCTTCCACGGAGCACATCCGCAAAATGACCTTAATTGGAGGCACAAATTTGCGTCTGGTCAAGGGCATTGATCGTTTTTCCGAAGACCTGGATTTCGATTGCAAAACACTTACCGAAGAAGAGTTCATCCGGATGTCCGATGATGTTCTCACCTTTCTGCAACGGAGTGGATTCAACGTGGAGGCCAGAGCGCAAGAAAAGAGCGGGTTGATGGCGTTTCGACGCAGCCTGTATTTCCCTGAGCTTCTGTTCAACCTGGGAATTTCCGGACATCGGGAGGCGCGTTTCCTGCTGAAAATCGAATCCCAGGATCAGCAGATACCCTATGAGCCCGACATGGAATACATCAAGGGGTGCGGTTTCTACTTCATGTTTCCGGTTCCGTCCGAAGCAGTACTGTGCGCCATGAAGATTGCCGCCATGCTCGCCAGAGGCAAAGGACGAGATTATTACGATGTCATGTTCCTGTTGTCGCGGACAAAACCGGATTATCAGTTTCTTGCCAAGCGCGTTGGTGTTCACAACCTTGCCGAATTCAAGGCTGCTGTTGACGTATCTCTGCAAACGGTGGATCTGCGGCAAAAACAAAAGGATTTCGAGCACCTTCTGTTTCACCGCGACAACAGTCGGCGCATTTTGCATTTTGCCGAGTTTATACGATCCCTTTAA
- a CDS encoding type IV toxin-antitoxin system AbiEi family antitoxin domain-containing protein produces the protein MNWFDFEKKMFDLGCFSIHQVYAWRPGFDRNNLVRWTKKGRLVHLRRGWYAFPEYQDRPEFAEYIAGKIYNPSYISLHSALAFYGLIPESVVQITSVTSLKTASFTNEFGEYSYKSVKSDLMFGYFRRPIADAWATPYATREKALLDLLYLYPFYNTEPELLELRLDRDMLGENWDQRKWMEMGKRFQCARLEKRMQLLEKVYAL, from the coding sequence ATGAACTGGTTTGATTTCGAAAAAAAAATGTTCGACCTTGGCTGTTTCAGCATTCATCAGGTCTACGCATGGCGGCCGGGGTTTGATCGCAATAATTTGGTCCGTTGGACGAAAAAGGGGCGCCTCGTGCATCTGCGGCGCGGATGGTACGCCTTTCCCGAATACCAAGATAGGCCGGAATTCGCCGAGTATATCGCCGGCAAAATCTACAATCCCTCCTACATCAGCCTGCACTCGGCACTCGCCTTCTATGGACTGATTCCCGAATCCGTGGTCCAGATTACCAGCGTCACATCGCTGAAAACCGCCTCGTTTACAAACGAATTCGGTGAGTACTCCTACAAAAGCGTCAAGAGCGATTTGATGTTCGGCTATTTCCGCCGCCCCATCGCGGACGCCTGGGCAACCCCCTATGCGACCAGGGAAAAGGCGCTGCTGGATCTGCTTTATCTGTATCCCTTCTATAATACCGAGCCCGAGCTTCTCGAACTGAGGCTTGATCGGGACATGCTGGGTGAGAACTGGGACCAGCGGAAATGGATGGAGATGGGAAAACGCTTCCAATGCGCGCGTCTTGAAAAGCGGATGCAATTACTTGAAAAGGTGTATGCCTTATGA
- a CDS encoding nucleotidyl transferase AbiEii/AbiGii toxin family protein, with product MPDRKTFQFLADLAMRQGDRPHMRPVVEKEILHCDILFALDQEGLLDGLTFQGGTCLRLCHGSPRYSEDLDFVGGRHFASADLSIMGQCLTEHLGGRYGLAVQVKEPRELRDLPEYREIKVDKWRITVDTAPEQRHVPRQHIKIKVANIPAYSREPRDLRVNSDFLPDGYADMLVLAETLDEIMADKVISLVNCQAYVRNRDIWDLRWLRRQGASPHNEFIAAKFKDYDVIDFPDKVMDMIARLPGITHSKTFTDKLSRFLPLDVQARTLHKEKFRDFLANEVGALLKSALPSQVQQQATLTP from the coding sequence ATGCCTGACCGAAAGACCTTTCAGTTCCTGGCCGACTTGGCCATGCGCCAGGGGGACCGGCCCCACATGCGGCCGGTGGTGGAAAAAGAAATCCTGCACTGCGACATTCTGTTCGCCCTGGACCAGGAAGGCCTCTTGGACGGGCTGACCTTTCAGGGCGGCACCTGTCTGCGGCTTTGCCACGGATCGCCGCGCTACAGTGAAGACCTGGACTTTGTCGGTGGTCGTCATTTCGCATCAGCGGACCTTTCCATAATGGGCCAATGTCTGACCGAACATCTTGGCGGCAGGTACGGGTTGGCTGTCCAGGTCAAGGAGCCTCGCGAACTGCGAGACTTGCCAGAATACCGGGAAATCAAGGTCGACAAGTGGCGCATCACCGTGGACACCGCTCCGGAACAACGCCACGTCCCGCGACAACACATCAAGATCAAAGTGGCCAATATCCCGGCGTACAGTCGCGAACCACGAGATCTTCGGGTCAATTCCGATTTCTTACCAGACGGTTACGCGGATATGCTCGTCCTGGCGGAAACCCTGGATGAAATCATGGCCGACAAGGTGATCTCCCTGGTAAATTGCCAGGCCTATGTCCGAAACCGGGACATCTGGGATCTGCGCTGGCTCCGCCGCCAGGGCGCGAGCCCTCACAACGAATTCATTGCCGCCAAGTTCAAGGACTACGACGTAATCGACTTCCCCGACAAGGTCATGGACATGATCGCCCGTTTGCCGGGAATCACCCATAGCAAAACATTTACTGACAAATTGTCCCGCTTTCTACCACTCGATGTCCAGGCCCGAACACTCCACAAGGAAAAATTCCGGGACTTCCTCGCCAATGAAGTCGGTGCGCTGCTCAAGTCTGCTTTGCCGTCGCAGGTTCAGCAGCAAGCAACGCTCACACCATAA
- the abiEi gene encoding type IV toxin-antitoxin system AbiEi family antitoxin codes for MNRNHAANTLRQWDGRGRYVFSRQDLAKLFPTDSPKTLAAGLGRLVQAGLLQRVCRGVYVNPHARCFDRYVLERITAVVRRGEYNYVSLESMLAEYGIISQIPVDRLTVMTTGRKGLCSTPYGVIEFTHTHRQPASVLAGTIWIENRPLRVATARTAWRDLKRVGRNLHLVDVTELPDA; via the coding sequence ATGAATCGCAACCACGCCGCGAATACCCTCCGGCAATGGGATGGACGAGGCCGGTATGTTTTTTCCCGTCAGGATCTAGCCAAACTCTTCCCAACGGACTCACCAAAAACACTGGCCGCCGGACTGGGGCGACTGGTGCAGGCTGGACTGCTCCAGCGGGTTTGCCGGGGTGTCTATGTAAACCCCCATGCCCGATGTTTCGACCGCTACGTTCTGGAACGGATCACCGCGGTTGTTCGTCGCGGCGAATACAATTACGTCAGCCTGGAGTCCATGCTCGCGGAATACGGGATCATCTCCCAGATTCCAGTGGATCGCCTGACCGTGATGACGACAGGACGCAAAGGCCTTTGCTCGACACCGTACGGAGTTATCGAGTTTACGCACACCCACCGACAACCGGCCTCTGTTCTCGCCGGAACCATTTGGATCGAAAACAGGCCACTGCGCGTTGCCACTGCAAGAACTGCCTGGAGGGATCTGAAACGGGTCGGACGCAACCTCCACCTCGTTGATGTGACGGAGCTTCCCGATGCCTGA